In Vicia villosa cultivar HV-30 ecotype Madison, WI unplaced genomic scaffold, Vvil1.0 ctg.000393F_1_1, whole genome shotgun sequence, a single genomic region encodes these proteins:
- the LOC131627678 gene encoding PKS-NRPS hybrid synthetase cheA-like: protein MEVPLQIFRKNETAIDTTDVFTTSQRFVTREEVIRWVKETGINNKVTVIIARSDTETGKRGRSNKVIFACNKGRKYKDKSETQSATKRCGCPFKIRSTPAKDGSGWKVDVKCGVHNHGLPDRLEGHSFVGRLTTDEKQHVADLTKRHVLPRHILISLQEKLDDCEVVRDIFWAHPDSVKLVNLFPTVLIMDSTYKTNKYRQPLFEIVGMTSTELTFAVAFAYMECEQTESYIWVLDKLKQLFVKKDVVPQVILTDRDLALMKAVEVVFPTTHNLLCRFHINKNVGMKCKEYVMKDMQETIGTLWKDVVWASNEVEYGVRLQYLEQACFACTDFLGYVKNTWLIPHRQRFVGAWINLVLHFGNTTTNRVESAHWKLKQMIGNSLGDMVKVWEAMNSNLKIQIGNIRASFQKSFYEVEHAHISPFYDNLRGSVSRAALRRIAEDLLRLDYVLNSREKCGCTMRTSYGLPCACEMGRSIVVGIPLQIENVHLQWRILSMEGDLPLDEEAGSEVDMSNAIDELWRRFKSLDVVGKRALKSRVCEIAYPTTTSLCPPPEKIKTKGGVKRKGKKPVGYDVYRDPSGFEYADQASQSSQKQSQASQTSKKQSQSKKQSQAKDEDFTLQFPCHIRPYITEIVNVVADGNCGFRAIASWHGYSEDGWAMVRRDLDMELREKKDLYERLFGLSLSEVRNGLLIDHVGFQPPQKWLTLPEMGYLIANRYNIILVLLGNPCLTFFPMTTTFSPSAPTYCIGLVNRNHYLRSICIHLDGPLSVEPSQRPRKP from the exons ATGGAAGTTCCGCTCCAAATTTTTCGAAAAAACGAGACAGCTATTGATACCACTGATGTTTTCACAACTTCACAGAGATTTGTCACACGGGAAGAAGTTATCCGCTGGGTTAAAGAGACCGGAATCAACAATAAAGTGACTGTTATCATAGCGCGTTCAGACACTGAAACAGGCAAAAGAGGAAGAAGTAACAAAGTTATATTTGCGTGCAATAAAGGTAGAAAATATAAGGATAAAAGTGAGACTCAAAGTGCTACTAAGAGATGTGGATGTCCATTCAAAATCAGATCGACTCCGGCAAAAGATGGGTCTGGATGGAAGGTTGATGTAAAatgtggagttcataatcatggTTTACCAGATAGATTAGAAGGCCATTCATTTGTTGGTAGGTTGACAACAGATGAGAAGCAGCATGTTGCTGATTTGACAAAGAGACATGTTCTGCCTAGACACATATTGATTTCCTTGCAAGA GAAACTGGATGATtgtgaagttgtgagagatattttttgggcTCATCCAGATTCAGTAAAGTTGGTGAATCTTTTTCCTACTGTCTTGATTATGGACTCCACTTATAAGACCAACAAATATAGACAACCTCTGTTTGAAATAGTTGGTATGACATCGACCGAGTTGACATTTGCGGTTGCATTTGCTTATATGGAGTGTGAGCAGACAGAGAGTTATATTTGGGTCTTGGATAAGCTGAAGcaattgtttgtgaagaaagatgTGGTTCCACAAGTGATTTTGACGGATAGAGATCTTGCTTTGATGAAAGCAGTTGAAGTTGTTTTTCCTACGACGCATAACTTGCTATGTCGTTTTCATATTAACAAAAATGTTGGGATGAAATGCAAGGAATATGTGATGAAAGACATGCAAGAGACGATAGGCACATTGTGGAAAGATGTTGTATGGGCTAGTAATGAGGTTGAGTATGGTGTACGGTTGCAATATCTTGAACAAGCATGCTTTGCTTGTACTGACTTCCTCGGTTACGTGAAGAACACTTGGTTGATCCCACATAGGCAAAGATTTGTAGGCGCGTGGATTAATCTAGTGCTTCATTTTGGTAACACCACGACAAATCG gGTTGAATCTGCACATTGGAAGCTAAAGCAGATGATAGGAAACAGCCTTGGTGACATGGTCAAAGTttgggaagctatgaattctAACCTAAAAATCCAAATAGGTAACATTCGAGCTTCGTTTCAAAAAAGTTTTTATGAGGTTGAGCACGCACACATTAGTCCATTTTATGATAATTTGCGTGGTTCAGTATCGAGAGCTGCTTTGAGACGCATTGCAGAAGATTTATTGAGGCTTGATTATGTGTTAAATAGTAGGGAAAAATGTGGTTGTACTATGAGAACAAGTTATGGGCTACCTTGTGCTTGTGAGATGGGAAGATCGATTGTTGTTGGAATCCCATTACAAATAGAAAATGTTCATCTTCAATGGAGGATACTATCTatggaaggtgacttgcctttagATGAGGAAGCTGGTTCGGAGGTGGATATGAGtaatgcaattgatgaattgtggaGAAGGTTTAAATCACTAGATGTTGTTGGAAAAAGAGCATTGAAAAGTAGGGTTTGTGAAATTGCATATCCCACAACAACTTCATTGTGTCCACCACCtgagaaaataaaaactaaaggcGGAGTGAAGAGGAAAGGGAAGAAACCAGTTGGGTATGATGTTTATAGGGATCCTTCAGGTTTTGAGTATGCTGATCAGGCGTCTCAATCTTCACAAAAACAATCGCAAGCATCACAAACTTCCAAGAAGCAATCACAATCAAAGAAGCAATCACAAGCAAAGGACGAGGATTTCACTCTTCAGTTTCCTTGTCATATTAGGCCATATATTACCGAGATTGTTAATGTTGTAGCAGATGGTAATTGTGGATTTAGAGCCATTGCGTCGTGGCATGGGTATAGTGAGGATGGTTGGGCAATGGTTCGTCGTGACTTGGACATGGAATTAAGAGAAAAGAAGGACTTATATGAGAGATTGTTCGGTCTAAGTTTATCCGAAGTGAGAAATGGATTGTTGATAGATCATGTTGGTTTTCAACCACCGCAGAAATGGTTGACACTACCAGAGATGGGTTATTTGATAGCGAATCGGTATAACATCATTCTTGTGCTGCTTGGTAACCCTTGCTTGACTTTTTTTCCTATGACAACAACATTTTCTCCAAGTGCTCCTACATATTGCATTGGCCTTGTCAACAGGAATCATTATCTTCGGTCTATATGCATCCACCTTGATGGCCCCCTGTCTGTAGAACCATCTCAACGCCCTCGGAAGCCCTAG
- the LOC131627679 gene encoding protein MAIN-LIKE 1-like, which translates to MRTLGLDGRPNTRRRRDEAGSSNPPPQPPQPVGYPGGPSDLSLLVRYQDHVARRLWYGEERGSKKELKVAGHGTKLQERVPQQLPPEIEAIVTGSGLASLQRTSLTKIDVNLVSPFVERWHVETSSFHMPFGEMTITLDDVACLLHLPINGMFWYPDEHVTEQVAVDLGCELLGVDRHAMVVHVRSCRGAYYSLQWLYDRFVQYRAAGSWTYATRAYLMMLVGSTIFADKTFTLVEARYLLLFRDLRGLGSYSWASAALATLYRHLGDASMFSCKQLGGYPTLLQEKTGGQTT; encoded by the exons ATGCGTACACTAGGACTAGACGGGAGACCAAATACCCGCCGCCGCCGCGACGAAGCTGGTTCCTCTAACCCACCACCGCAGCCACCACAGCCAGTTGGATATCCTGGTGGACCATCAGATTTATCTTTACTTGTTCGATATCAAGACCATGTTGCTCGCCGGTTATGGTACGGAGAG gaaagagGCTCTAAAAAGGAGCTTAAAGTCGCTGGGCACGGGACGAAGCTCCAGGAGAGAGTGCCTCAGCAGCTCCCACCTGAGATTGAGGCTATCGTGACTGGGTCAGGTCTGGCTTCTCTTCAGAGAACTAGCCTGACCAAGATAGACGTTAATCTCGTCTCACCATTTGTGGAGAGGTGGCATGTTGAGACTtcgtcatttcacatgccatttggTGAAATGACGATTACTTTAGATGATGTTGCGTGCCTGCTCCATTTGCCTATCAATGGTATGTTCTGGTATCCTGATGAGCATGTCACAGAGCAGGTGGCTGTTGATCTTGGCTGTGAGTTATTGGGAGTGGATAGACATGCCATGGTTGTACATGTGCGTTCTTGCAGGGGAGCTTATTACTCACTTCAGTGGCTGTATGACAGATTCGTGCAGTACCGTGCTGCTGGTAGTTGGACTTACGCGACCAGGGCATATCTGATGATGTTGGTAGGTTCTACCATTTTTGCGGATAAGACATTTACCCTGGTTGAGGCCCGATATTTGCTATTGTTTAGAGATCTACGTGGGCTTGGTTCATACAGTTGGGCATCAGCGGCACTGGCCACTCTTTATCGCCACCTTGGGGATGCATCTATGTTTAGTTGCAAGCAGCTCGGTGGATATCCTACTCTGCTACag GAGAAAACTGGCGGTCAGACAACCTAG
- the LOC131627699 gene encoding developmentally-regulated G-protein 2 translates to MGIIEKIKEIEFEMARTQKNKATEYHLGQLKAKIAKLRTQLLEPPKGSSGGGDGFEVTKFGHGRVALIGFPSVGKSTLLTLLTGTHSEAASYEFTTLTCIPGIIHYNDTKIQLLDLPGIIEGASEGKGRGRQVIAVAKSSDIVLMVLDASKSEGHRQILTKELEAVGLRLNKRPPQIYFKKKKTGGISFNSTMPLTHVDEKLCYQILHEYKIHNAEILFREDATVDDFIDVIEGNRKYMKCVYVYNKIDVVGIDDVDRLSRQPNSVVISCNLKLNLDRLLSRMWDEMGLVRVYTKPQGQQPDFGDPVVLSADRGGCSVEDFCNHIHRSLVKDVKYVLVWGISARHYPQHCGLSHVLRDEDVVQIVKKKETDEGGRGRFKSHSDAPARISDRQKKAPLKQ, encoded by the exons ATGGGTATCATtgagaagatcaaagaaattgaGTTCGAGATGGCTCGGACTCAGAAAAACAAAGCCACTG AGTATCATCTTGGGCAGCTCAAGGCTAAGATAGCAAAACTAAGGACACAGTTGTTGGAACCTCCAAAG GGTTCTAGTGGTGGTGGAGATGGATTTGAAGTTACGAAGTTTGGCCATGGACGTGTTGCACTGATTGGGTTTCCAAG TGTGGGTAAGTCAACTCTTTTGACGCTATTAACGGGCACTCACTCTGAAGCTGCATCTTATGAGTTTACAACTTTGACCTGCATTCCTGGGATTATACACTACAATGATACTAAGATTCAGTTGCTTGATCTTCCTGGAATTATCGAGGGTGCTTCTGAAGGCAAGGGACGTGGGAGACAG GTTATTGCTGTTGCTAAATCCTCCGACATAGTATTGATGGTTCTCGACGCCTCCAAA AGTGAGGGTCATAGGCAAATATTGACTAAGGAGCTGGAAGCTGTCGGCTTGCGGCTAAACAAGAGACCACCTCAG ATAtattttaagaagaaaaagaCAGGGGGCATTTCATTCAACAGCACTATGCCTTTAACTCATGTGGATGAGAAGCTTTGTTATCAGATTCTACACGAGTACAAAATTCACAATGCAGAG ATCCTTTTCCGTGAGGATGCGACAGTGGATGATTTCATAGATGTCATTGAAGGAAACCGTAAATACATGAAGTGTGTATATGTCTACAACAAGATAGATGTTGTTGGTATTGATGATGTGGACAGATTATCCCGTCAACCTAATTCTGTTGTCATTAGCTGTAATTTGAAG CTGAATTTAGACAGACTACTTTCAAGGATGTGGGATGAAATGGGTTTGGTCAGAGTTTATACAAAACCACAAGGCCAGCAGCCTGATTTCGGTGATCCAGTGGTTCTTTCAGCT GATAGAGGTGGCTGCAGTGTAGAAGACTTCTGCAACCACATACATAGAAGTTTGGTGAAGGATGTGAAGTATGTTCTGGTGTGGGGTATAAGTGCTAGGCACTATCCACAACATTGTGGCCTTAGTCACGTTCTTCGTGATGAAGATGTTGTTCAGATTGTTAAGAAAAAG GAAACAGACGAGGGAGGAAGGGGTCGTTTCAAGTCACATTCCGATGCACCTGCTCGGATATCAGAC